From one Streptomyces sp. NBC_01478 genomic stretch:
- a CDS encoding GlxA family transcriptional regulator yields MSREPESEPEYRPHRVVVLALDGLLPFELGIPHRIFGRPRDAEGRLLYEVVTCSVRPPGPVDTDADFAIQVPNGPEALATADTVIVPASYELGPVFEQGVLTPELAAALARIRPGTRLASICTGVYVLAAAGLLDGRPATTHWADAERFQELFPQIEVDADVLFIDDGDVLTSAGVAAGIDLCLHMVRRDHGTAIANDVARRTVVPPHRDGGQAQYIHRPVPDPQVATTTAARAWALARLHEPIQLRDMAEQEAMSVRTFTRRFREEVGISPGQWLTQQRVERARHLLESTDLSMDQVATDAGFGTAQSMRQHVQTALGVTPTGYRRTFRTGATGTARAATGASTDSDSEHYGRVGALN; encoded by the coding sequence ATGAGCCGTGAACCCGAGTCCGAGCCGGAGTACCGCCCGCACCGCGTCGTCGTCCTCGCCCTCGACGGTCTCCTCCCCTTCGAGCTGGGCATCCCGCACCGCATCTTCGGCCGTCCCCGGGACGCCGAGGGACGGCTGCTGTACGAGGTCGTCACCTGCTCGGTCCGCCCGCCCGGCCCGGTCGACACCGACGCCGACTTCGCCATCCAGGTCCCGAACGGCCCGGAGGCCCTGGCCACCGCCGACACGGTGATCGTCCCGGCGTCGTACGAACTCGGCCCGGTCTTCGAGCAGGGCGTCCTCACCCCCGAACTCGCCGCCGCCCTCGCCCGCATCCGCCCCGGCACCCGCCTCGCCTCCATCTGCACCGGCGTCTACGTCCTCGCCGCCGCCGGCCTCCTCGACGGCCGCCCCGCCACCACGCACTGGGCCGACGCCGAACGCTTCCAGGAGCTGTTCCCGCAGATCGAGGTCGACGCGGACGTCCTGTTCATCGACGACGGCGACGTCCTCACCTCCGCCGGTGTCGCCGCCGGCATCGACCTGTGCCTGCACATGGTGCGCCGCGATCACGGCACCGCGATCGCCAACGACGTCGCCCGCCGCACCGTCGTACCGCCCCACCGCGACGGCGGCCAGGCGCAGTACATCCACCGCCCGGTCCCGGACCCGCAGGTGGCGACCACGACCGCCGCCCGCGCCTGGGCCCTGGCCCGCCTCCACGAACCCATCCAACTCCGGGACATGGCCGAGCAGGAGGCGATGTCCGTCCGCACCTTCACCCGCCGCTTCCGCGAGGAGGTCGGCATCAGCCCCGGCCAGTGGCTCACCCAGCAACGCGTCGAACGCGCCCGTCACCTCCTCGAATCCACCGACCTCTCCATGGACCAGGTCGCCACGGACGCCGGCTTCGGCACGGCCCAGTCCATGCGCCAGCACGTCCAGACGGCCCTCGGCGTCACTCCGACCGGCTACCGCCGCACCTTCCGCACGGGAGCGACGGGAACAGCGCGCGCAGCAACCGGGGCCTCCACCGACTCCGACTCCGAGCACTACGGCAGGGTCGGCGCCCTCAACTGA
- a CDS encoding ATP-binding protein yields MQLEIRPDPAEVGRARRWARSRLAGSGIEADEPLAETLILLVSELVTNAVVHTGCPAVLRLSLPGVATESATVRLEVADTSCKAPVPRCADGDETGGRGLALVDGLADRWGWSAEGTGKRIWCEIDRDSEPRQAVAEFGGGVTAYEGLEFEGFAYEAV; encoded by the coding sequence GTGCAGCTGGAGATCCGGCCCGACCCTGCCGAGGTGGGGCGAGCCCGGCGGTGGGCGCGCTCGCGGCTCGCCGGGTCCGGGATAGAGGCCGACGAGCCGCTCGCGGAGACGCTGATCCTGCTCGTCTCCGAGCTGGTCACCAACGCCGTGGTGCACACCGGTTGTCCGGCCGTGCTGCGGCTCTCCCTGCCGGGTGTGGCGACCGAGTCGGCGACCGTGCGGCTGGAGGTCGCCGACACCAGTTGCAAGGCCCCCGTGCCGCGCTGTGCGGACGGCGACGAGACCGGCGGGCGCGGCCTGGCCCTGGTGGACGGCCTCGCCGACCGCTGGGGCTGGAGCGCCGAGGGCACCGGCAAGCGCATCTGGTGCGAGATCGACCGGGACAGTGAACCCCGCCAGGCCGTGGCCGAGTTCGGGGGCGGTGTCACCGCGTACGAGGGCCTCGAGTTCGAGGGTTTCGCGTACGAGGCGGTGTAG
- a CDS encoding Zn-dependent alcohol dehydrogenase: MRGVVFDGKQIQVVGDLEVREPGPGEVLVAISAAGLCHSDLSVVDGTIPFPVPVVLGHEGAGVVEAVGAGVTHVSPGDHVALSTLANCGTCAECDRGRPTMCRQAIGRPGQPFTRDGRPVYQFASNSAFAERTVVKAVQAVRIPKDIPMPSAALIGCGVLTGVGAVLNRARVDRGDSVVVIGTGGIGLNVIQGARIAGALTIVAVDANPGKEAVALQFGATHFLTSTEGVREILPSGADHAFECVGRVELVRQAVDLLDRHGQAILLGTAPATTEASFLVSSMFLDKSILGCRYGSSRPQRDIPLYTQLYRQGLLLLDELVTRTYPVEDFEKAVGDLEAGRVARGVLTF, from the coding sequence ATGCGCGGTGTGGTCTTCGACGGCAAGCAGATCCAGGTCGTGGGGGATTTGGAGGTGCGGGAGCCGGGGCCCGGGGAGGTGCTGGTCGCGATTTCGGCGGCCGGGTTGTGCCACAGCGATCTGTCCGTGGTCGACGGGACCATACCTTTCCCCGTTCCTGTGGTGCTGGGGCATGAGGGTGCCGGGGTGGTGGAGGCGGTGGGCGCCGGTGTCACCCATGTCTCGCCCGGGGACCATGTCGCCCTCTCCACGCTCGCCAACTGCGGGACCTGCGCCGAGTGCGACCGGGGGCGGCCGACCATGTGCCGGCAGGCCATCGGGCGGCCGGGGCAGCCGTTCACGCGGGACGGGCGGCCGGTCTACCAGTTCGCCTCCAACTCGGCGTTCGCCGAGCGGACCGTGGTGAAGGCCGTGCAGGCCGTACGGATACCCAAGGACATTCCGATGCCGTCCGCCGCGCTCATCGGGTGCGGGGTGCTGACGGGCGTCGGTGCCGTGCTGAATCGGGCGCGGGTCGATCGGGGGGACAGTGTCGTCGTCATCGGGACCGGGGGGATCGGGCTCAATGTCATCCAAGGGGCCCGGATCGCGGGGGCGTTGACGATCGTCGCCGTGGACGCGAATCCTGGGAAGGAGGCCGTGGCGTTGCAGTTCGGGGCCACGCACTTCCTTACGTCGACGGAGGGCGTGCGGGAGATTCTGCCCAGTGGGGCGGATCACGCGTTCGAGTGCGTCGGACGGGTCGAACTGGTCCGGCAGGCCGTCGACCTTCTCGACCGCCACGGCCAGGCGATCCTGCTCGGCACGGCACCGGCGACGACGGAGGCGTCCTTCCTCGTCTCGTCGATGTTCCTGGACAAGTCGATCCTCGGCTGCCGGTACGGATCGTCCCGGCCCCAGCGGGACATCCCGCTGTACACCCAGCTCTACCGCCAAGGGCTGCTGCTGCTCGACGAGTTGGTCACCAGGACGTATCCGGTGGAGGACTTCGAGAAGGCGGTGGGGGACCTGGAGGCGGGGCGGGTCGCGCGAGGGGTTCTGACGTTCTGA
- a CDS encoding acyl-CoA dehydrogenase family protein: MDFGFSAADEAFRGEVREWLCAHVDSGQDRRSWERTLGKGGWIGLGWPEDGYGNRSVTLTQQVAWAEEYARSDAPPRSGHIGENLLAPTLIAHGTDEQKSRFLPAIAAGDELWCQGYSEPGAGSDLAGVRTVGVRDGGDGVYRVTGQKIWTSLAHEADWCFVLARTEVGSRRHRGLSFLLVPMDQPGCVEVRPIRQLTGTSEFNEVFFDGARAEHLVGGEGAGWQVAMSLLGFERGVSTLAQQIGFAGELGRVVEAAVASGAVDDPVVRDRLVRQWAELRAMRWNALRTLGRAGDAGAPSVAKLLWGGWHQRLGELAMQVRGAAAAVGPVDWTPSLSYELDVFQHLFLFSRADTIYGGSDQVQRTIIAERVLGLPREPKGVV, from the coding sequence GTGGATTTTGGATTCAGTGCCGCTGATGAAGCGTTTCGGGGAGAGGTTCGGGAGTGGCTCTGTGCGCATGTCGATTCCGGGCAGGATCGGCGTAGTTGGGAGCGGACGCTCGGCAAGGGTGGGTGGATAGGGCTGGGTTGGCCCGAGGACGGGTACGGGAATCGCAGCGTCACCCTCACCCAACAAGTCGCCTGGGCCGAGGAATATGCGCGGTCGGACGCGCCGCCGCGGTCCGGGCATATCGGGGAGAATTTGCTCGCCCCTACTCTCATCGCGCACGGCACCGACGAGCAGAAGTCCCGTTTTCTGCCCGCTATTGCCGCTGGGGATGAGTTGTGGTGTCAGGGGTACAGCGAGCCGGGGGCCGGGTCGGATCTGGCGGGGGTGCGGACTGTTGGTGTGCGGGACGGTGGGGACGGGGTTTATCGGGTTACCGGGCAGAAGATCTGGACCTCGCTCGCTCATGAGGCCGACTGGTGTTTTGTGCTGGCTCGGACCGAGGTGGGGTCGCGGCGGCATCGGGGGCTGAGTTTTCTGCTGGTGCCCATGGATCAGCCGGGGTGCGTCGAGGTGCGGCCCATACGGCAGTTGACCGGGACCAGTGAGTTCAACGAGGTGTTTTTCGACGGGGCGCGGGCCGAGCATCTGGTGGGGGGTGAGGGGGCGGGCTGGCAGGTCGCCATGAGTCTGCTCGGGTTCGAGCGGGGGGTGTCGACCCTTGCCCAACAGATCGGGTTCGCCGGGGAGTTGGGGCGGGTGGTCGAGGCCGCCGTTGCCTCGGGAGCGGTGGACGATCCCGTCGTACGGGATCGACTCGTGCGGCAGTGGGCCGAGTTGCGGGCCATGCGGTGGAACGCCCTGCGGACCTTGGGGCGGGCCGGGGACGCGGGCGCTCCCAGTGTGGCCAAGCTGTTGTGGGGCGGGTGGCATCAGCGGCTCGGGGAGCTGGCGATGCAGGTGCGGGGGGCCGCGGCGGCGGTGGGGCCGGTGGACTGGACGCCGTCCCTGTCGTACGAACTCGACGTGTTCCAGCACCTGTTCCTCTTCTCGCGGGCCGACACGATCTACGGCGGCTCGGACCAGGTTCAGCGCACGATCATCGCCGAGCGGGTGCTCGGTCTGCCCAGGGAACCCAAGGGGGTCGTCTGA
- a CDS encoding MFS transporter, whose protein sequence is MTYRDVVSRQVLTWACTAIGARMPVAMAPLALVFLVRERPGGYSLGAILAAAYVLGEIGGAPVLGMRLRPEMARVQLAVGLAVGTVGFLGLGVFPGAHPAVLAGFAFVAGGAPAAATGGLRTLLGELVPARSVAQALSVESIVTAGVWAVSPAAVAGLALGVAPRAPLLLAAGLMAWSVGGLWLLPARWGAGGADSGGPEGAGSVGGEGAGREGAPLLRVLVGAWPVYVVGAASLALLGLSELVLPALLEQRGIGVGWSGPLLTGMAVGGGLGAFVYGLRGWPGLLRTRSVVLMAGTSACVALAALIPAAAGIAVALVMGGTLQSGAMLTRNLSLREVLPPRMLAAGYSVMYAASGAGYAATGSLAGALLKVAAPSTAILAGVCLTVAMTGVGWWGEVRRARRGECGAEGGVVLGGVEAGEAVK, encoded by the coding sequence ATGACTTACCGCGATGTCGTTTCCCGACAGGTCCTGACCTGGGCCTGCACCGCCATCGGTGCCCGTATGCCCGTGGCCATGGCGCCACTGGCCCTGGTGTTCCTGGTGCGCGAGCGGCCCGGGGGCTACTCGCTGGGCGCGATACTCGCGGCGGCCTACGTCCTCGGGGAGATCGGCGGTGCGCCGGTGCTCGGGATGCGGTTGCGGCCGGAGATGGCTCGGGTGCAGTTGGCTGTCGGGCTCGCGGTCGGGACGGTGGGGTTTCTGGGGCTCGGGGTGTTTCCGGGGGCGCATCCCGCGGTGCTCGCCGGGTTCGCATTCGTCGCCGGGGGCGCGCCGGCTGCCGCGACCGGTGGACTGCGCACGCTGCTCGGCGAGTTGGTGCCGGCGCGGTCCGTGGCGCAGGCGTTGTCCGTCGAGTCGATAGTGACGGCGGGCGTGTGGGCGGTGTCGCCCGCCGCGGTGGCCGGGCTGGCGCTCGGGGTCGCACCGAGGGCTCCGCTGCTGCTCGCGGCCGGGCTGATGGCGTGGTCGGTCGGGGGGTTGTGGCTGCTGCCGGCCAGGTGGGGTGCGGGTGGTGCGGACAGTGGGGGACCGGAGGGTGCGGGCAGTGTCGGCGGGGAGGGTGCGGGCCGGGAGGGGGCGCCGCTGCTTCGGGTGCTGGTCGGTGCCTGGCCGGTGTATGTCGTGGGCGCGGCCAGCCTCGCCCTGCTCGGGCTCTCGGAACTTGTTCTCCCCGCCCTCCTCGAACAGCGCGGCATCGGCGTCGGCTGGTCCGGTCCGCTGCTGACCGGGATGGCGGTGGGCGGCGGCCTCGGCGCCTTCGTCTACGGCCTGCGCGGCTGGCCCGGACTGCTGCGCACCCGCAGTGTGGTGCTGATGGCCGGGACGTCCGCGTGTGTGGCCCTGGCCGCGTTGATACCGGCCGCGGCGGGGATCGCGGTCGCGCTCGTCATGGGCGGCACGCTCCAGTCGGGCGCGATGCTCACCCGGAATCTCTCCCTGCGCGAGGTGCTGCCGCCGCGCATGCTGGCCGCGGGGTACTCCGTGATGTACGCGGCGTCGGGGGCGGGATACGCGGCGACGGGGTCGCTGGCCGGTGCGCTGCTGAAGGTGGCCGCGCCGTCCACGGCGATTCTGGCGGGGGTGTGCTTGACGGTGGCGATGACCGGTGTGGGGTGGTGGGGGGAGGTACGGCGGGCGAGACGGGGCGAGTGTGGGGCGGAGGGTGGTGTGGTGCTCGGGGGAGTTGAGGCTGGGGAGGCGGTCAAGTGA
- a CDS encoding acyl-CoA dehydrogenase family protein — protein MRFQLTDDQRALRAAVRDVVGRASSAGAWGLVAPRGGAADVHSPAPLKAPRIDRGFWRALGDLGVFSLRLAEVDGGAGLGLPEAVLVFEELGWALVPGPLVATHLAAGVVPGAATGEVVVAAADGSLVEWLDEADVVLPGAEGAVALRSVDPLTPLHRVPAPARIDPVAVLLTAAEQLGTAVRVGELAVQHARTREQFGQPIGAFQAVKHLCAQALVRVEVARAAVYAAAVTADPVDIAAARLLADEAAVRGARDCLQVHGGMGFTWESEVHLHLKRAWVRARRAGGNTESEELLAADLVAGVA, from the coding sequence ATGCGGTTTCAACTCACCGATGATCAAAGGGCGTTGCGGGCTGCTGTGCGGGATGTAGTTGGTCGTGCGTCGTCTGCAGGTGCGTGGGGGCTGGTCGCGCCCCGCGGCGGAGCCGCTGATGTACACAGCCCCGCGCCCCTAAAAGCTCCTCGGATAGACCGGGGTTTTTGGCGGGCCCTTGGCGACCTTGGGGTGTTCTCGTTGAGGTTGGCCGAAGTCGATGGAGGGGCCGGACTCGGGTTGCCCGAAGCCGTGTTGGTGTTTGAGGAGCTTGGGTGGGCGTTGGTGCCGGGGCCGTTGGTGGCCACGCATCTCGCTGCCGGGGTGGTGCCGGGGGCGGCCACCGGGGAGGTCGTGGTCGCCGCTGCCGACGGGAGTCTCGTGGAGTGGCTGGACGAGGCCGATGTCGTGCTGCCGGGGGCCGAGGGGGCCGTAGCGCTGCGGTCGGTGGATCCGTTGACGCCGCTGCATCGGGTGCCGGCTCCGGCGCGCATCGATCCTGTCGCCGTTCTTCTCACCGCTGCCGAGCAGCTCGGTACGGCCGTGCGGGTGGGGGAGTTGGCGGTGCAACACGCCCGGACGCGGGAGCAGTTCGGGCAGCCGATCGGGGCGTTCCAGGCCGTCAAGCATCTGTGTGCGCAGGCGTTGGTGCGGGTCGAGGTGGCGCGGGCCGCCGTGTACGCGGCGGCGGTGACCGCCGATCCGGTGGACATCGCGGCGGCCCGGCTGCTGGCCGACGAGGCCGCCGTGCGCGGCGCCCGGGACTGTCTGCAGGTGCATGGCGGGATGGGCTTCACCTGGGAGTCCGAGGTCCATCTGCACCTGAAACGGGCCTGGGTGCGCGCTCGGCGTGCCGGTGGGAACACGGAGAGTGAGGAACTGCTCGCGGCGGATCTGGTGGCCGGGGTGGCGTGA
- a CDS encoding MFS transporter codes for MTQTSEAATALSGPRPTRRRIHRAWFVAAVTFVTIIGAAAFRSLPGLLIDPLHQEFGWSRGTIGAAASINLALYGLTAPFAAALMDRFGIRRVVAVALTVIALGSGLTVWMTAPWQLLLCWGLLVGLGSGSMALAFAATVTNRWFTTRKGLVTGILTAASASGQLIFLPLLSWIVEEHSWRPAAVTVSLAALAVVPFVWLLLRDHPADVGAKPYGAPEFVPKPEPVTGAARRTVTVLFKAVRTGPFWLLAGTFAICGASTNGLIQTHFVPAAHDHGMPITAAASLLAVIGVFDVVGTIASGWFTDRFEPRRLLAVYYALRGISLLFLPMLLAPTVHPPMLFFIVFYGLDWVATVPPTLALCREQYGEDSAIVFGWVLASHQIGAALVAFLGGVARDAFGSYDMVWYVSGALCAVAALMALVIRRRGAMPTVGAVAVAA; via the coding sequence GTGACCCAGACAAGCGAAGCCGCCACCGCCCTGAGCGGGCCTCGGCCCACCCGACGGCGCATCCATCGCGCATGGTTCGTCGCCGCCGTCACCTTCGTGACGATCATCGGCGCTGCGGCCTTCCGCTCGCTGCCCGGGCTGCTGATCGATCCGCTGCACCAGGAGTTCGGCTGGTCGCGGGGCACGATCGGGGCCGCGGCCTCCATCAACCTCGCGCTGTACGGGCTGACGGCCCCCTTCGCGGCGGCGCTGATGGACCGCTTCGGCATCCGGCGGGTGGTCGCGGTCGCGCTGACCGTGATCGCGCTGGGCTCGGGCCTGACGGTGTGGATGACGGCGCCGTGGCAACTGCTGCTGTGCTGGGGCCTGTTGGTGGGTCTGGGCAGCGGTTCGATGGCGCTCGCGTTCGCCGCGACGGTCACCAACCGCTGGTTCACCACGCGGAAGGGCCTGGTCACCGGCATCCTCACCGCCGCCTCGGCGTCCGGTCAACTGATCTTCCTGCCGCTGCTGTCCTGGATAGTCGAGGAGCACAGTTGGCGACCGGCGGCGGTGACCGTGTCCCTCGCCGCCCTCGCGGTCGTGCCCTTCGTCTGGCTCCTGCTGCGGGACCACCCGGCGGACGTGGGCGCGAAGCCGTACGGCGCACCGGAGTTCGTACCGAAGCCGGAACCGGTCACGGGCGCGGCCCGCCGTACGGTCACCGTGCTCTTCAAGGCGGTCCGCACCGGCCCGTTCTGGCTGCTGGCCGGCACCTTCGCGATCTGCGGCGCGTCCACGAACGGCCTGATCCAGACCCACTTCGTGCCCGCCGCCCACGACCACGGCATGCCCATCACGGCGGCGGCCTCGCTGCTCGCGGTGATCGGCGTCTTCGACGTCGTCGGCACGATCGCCTCCGGCTGGTTCACCGACCGCTTCGAACCCCGCCGCCTGCTCGCCGTCTACTACGCCCTGCGCGGCATCTCCCTCCTCTTCCTTCCCATGCTGCTGGCCCCCACAGTCCACCCCCCGATGCTCTTCTTCATCGTCTTCTACGGCCTCGACTGGGTCGCCACGGTCCCGCCCACCCTCGCCCTGTGCCGCGAGCAGTACGGCGAGGACAGCGCGATCGTCTTCGGCTGGGTCCTCGCCTCGCACCAGATCGGCGCGGCGCTGGTCGCCTTCCTGGGTGGGGTCGCACGGGACGCGTTCGGGTCGTACGACATGGTCTGGTACGTGTCGGGGGCGCTGTGCGCGGTGGCGGCGCTGATGGCGCTGGTGATCCGGCGCCGGGGTGCGATGCCCACGGTGGGGGCGGTGGCGGTGGCGGCATGA
- a CDS encoding cyclase family protein translates to MSPPSLGPEFHEIAKRVNNWGRWGSDDEIGTQNLITDEVVRQAAAEIRTGRRIPLALPLQQDGVQTGLIPGRINPLHAMVQINQELFGPGTVACSDDAVTMGLQAGTHWDALTHVSHSGKLYNGRPAATVTPHGGAEFSGIDKARHIVSRGVLLDVARARGVDRLEGGHAVTPEDLEAAEEFAGTRVRAGDIVLVRTGQVQVYLAGDKHGYGYPSPGLSVRTPEWFHARDVAAVANDTLTFEIFPPEIDDLWLPVHALDLVEMGMLQGQNWNLEELSTACGQEHRHTFFLSAMPEPFVGATGTPVAPIAIL, encoded by the coding sequence ATGTCACCACCGTCACTCGGGCCGGAGTTCCACGAAATCGCCAAGCGCGTGAACAACTGGGGCCGTTGGGGATCCGACGACGAGATCGGCACCCAGAACCTGATCACCGACGAGGTGGTCCGCCAGGCCGCCGCCGAGATCCGCACCGGCCGCCGTATCCCCCTCGCGCTCCCCCTCCAACAGGACGGCGTACAGACGGGGTTGATCCCGGGCCGGATCAACCCCCTGCACGCGATGGTGCAGATCAACCAGGAACTCTTCGGCCCGGGCACGGTCGCGTGCAGCGACGACGCCGTGACCATGGGGCTGCAGGCCGGCACCCACTGGGACGCGCTGACCCATGTCTCGCACTCGGGGAAGCTCTACAACGGCCGCCCGGCCGCCACCGTGACCCCGCACGGCGGCGCCGAGTTCAGCGGGATCGACAAGGCGCGGCACATCGTCTCGCGCGGGGTGCTGCTCGACGTGGCACGCGCGCGTGGGGTCGACCGCCTCGAGGGCGGGCACGCCGTGACCCCCGAAGACCTGGAAGCCGCCGAGGAGTTCGCCGGCACGCGGGTCCGCGCGGGCGACATCGTGCTCGTACGGACCGGGCAGGTGCAGGTGTATCTGGCCGGCGACAAGCACGGGTACGGCTATCCGTCACCCGGACTGTCGGTCCGTACGCCGGAGTGGTTCCATGCACGCGATGTCGCGGCGGTCGCCAATGACACGCTCACCTTTGAGATATTTCCGCCGGAAATAGACGACTTGTGGCTGCCGGTGCACGCTCTCGACCTGGTCGAGATGGGCATGCTGCAGGGCCAGAACTGGAATCTCGAAGAGTTGTCCACAGCCTGTGGACAAGAACACCGCCACACGTTCTTCCTGTCCGCGATGCCCGAACCTTTCGTGGGCGCGACGGGAACCCCGGTGGCCCCAATCGCCATCCTCTAG
- a CDS encoding SDR family NAD(P)-dependent oxidoreductase, translating to MGNFLAGKVVAVTGAGRGIGRAVALAAAAEGARVVVNDYGVSMDGASPTSEIAAGVVKEIEAAGGEAVAVADDISTMAGGQRVVDVALSSYGRLDGVVCVAGILRERMLFNMSEEEWDPVLATHLKGTFTVFRAASAVMRKQRAGTLIGFTSGNHQGSVSQANYSAAKGGIISLVRSAALGLNKYGVTANAVAPVARTRMSANVPVELAEIGSAEDVAALVVYLLSESAREVGITGQVYTVAGAKIAVWAQPRELRAAYASGGWTAEKIAEFLPGSVGVDPMPMLARVQEMERAARGGERPNA from the coding sequence ATGGGGAACTTCTTGGCAGGCAAGGTCGTCGCCGTCACGGGCGCGGGCCGGGGCATCGGGCGGGCGGTCGCGCTCGCGGCGGCCGCCGAGGGGGCGCGGGTCGTCGTCAACGACTACGGGGTCTCGATGGACGGGGCGTCGCCGACGAGTGAGATCGCCGCGGGTGTCGTCAAGGAGATCGAGGCGGCGGGGGGCGAGGCCGTCGCCGTCGCCGATGACATCTCGACGATGGCCGGTGGGCAGCGGGTTGTCGATGTCGCGCTGTCGTCGTACGGGCGTCTCGACGGAGTGGTCTGTGTCGCCGGGATTCTGCGGGAGCGCATGCTTTTCAATATGTCCGAGGAGGAGTGGGACCCGGTTCTCGCCACCCATTTGAAAGGGACGTTCACCGTTTTCCGGGCGGCTTCGGCGGTGATGCGGAAGCAGCGGGCCGGGACGTTGATCGGGTTCACCAGCGGGAATCATCAAGGGTCGGTCTCGCAGGCGAATTACAGTGCGGCGAAGGGCGGGATCATCTCGCTGGTGCGGAGCGCTGCGCTTGGCCTGAACAAGTACGGGGTTACCGCCAATGCGGTGGCTCCTGTCGCGCGTACGCGTATGTCGGCGAATGTTCCTGTGGAGTTGGCGGAGATCGGGTCGGCGGAGGATGTGGCGGCGCTGGTCGTCTATCTGCTGTCGGAGTCGGCTCGGGAGGTGGGGATCACCGGGCAGGTTTATACCGTTGCGGGGGCGAAGATCGCGGTGTGGGCGCAGCCTCGGGAGTTGCGGGCGGCGTATGCCTCCGGCGGGTGGACGGCTGAAAAGATCGCGGAGTTTCTGCCGGGGTCTGTGGGGGTGGATCCGATGCCGATGCTGGCGCGGGTGCAGGAGATGGAGAGGGCTGCGCGGGGTGGGGAGCGGCCTAACGCCTAG